Part of the Porites lutea chromosome 14, jaPorLute2.1, whole genome shotgun sequence genome, gtcaaaatgaaaaatgaaattagCTGACCACCCTACTCAGAAGTGATGCTAGAAATAAATTTGATGCTGTAGTCTCAGGACTGTGTTTTAAACTAATTTTAGGaatgaaaaagacaaaacaaaacccaTAACTTATCCTTAAAAGCAATTTGCGTAACACTagctaaaaacgcctgcgtgggaggctagctgGATCGTGGATCCTTTCATGCACGAATCTCGAATCTCGGCAATGTTCTAAACCGTTCGAGAACAGGTAAAAACCCGCTTTTTTACATTTACTAGTTGAGGTTTCTGGACGGATTTAAACGGTTGTCGGTAGAGGGTACTTTTTGCACGCCATCTCATGCCGCGAAAATCtagcctctgcttgcagggtattCCGATTGTGACCGCTACCACCCAAGCTACAAATGAATTAGATTCATGGGCATTAACATCGGGGGACTGGGCAGAGGCAAGGTAAACTTAATATTGAAGCGCGTTTTCCCTTCAGGTTTTCATTCTAAAAGGCTTTGACTGTTCTTTTCCACAGGCTAACAGGCCAACAACCTCAGATCATTTCCACAACTTCAAGCGGAGCTGTAGGCTAAGAAAGCGTGAGTAAATTTTTGTTGGCTATATTTTACTCCACCCTTTTGTTTCATGCATGACGAGGGCGCATAATTAGTCAATGAGTaaaggccgatacacacgaggggttttgctcccggagcatgctccaggggcacgctccgggagcaaagctcctccgtgtgtaccaacgatttcatgggtatacttcatcctcgggagcagaatttccaccccgcaaaatgctccataatatttaaccggttaaatacTTGGGAGCAAGCTCCCGGGGTAAATAACGCTCCCTCGTGTGTACTGACACGTGCAAAATGatcctggagcatgctccgggagcaaaacccctcgtgtgtatcggccttaAAGGAGCGGGACTTCGATGTAGGATTTCTTTGGGGTGGGTAGCGATTTTTGctctgatttttttctttcgctaATCTTTTTACTAGATCCCAATTCAAAATGGAATATACTTCACAACAGTTAAACTATTTCAGAATATGTTATATCGCCTTCAACTTGGTCCCCGAAGGACTTCGGAGAGTCTTCAAACAAGAGTGGAATTTCCTTTACATAACAACTCCATTTGGGGAATGGAAAGACATTCCACAAAATGGCAGCGATTTCTACAACAACGAAACGGGGAGAAGTCGCAAAAACAATGCTCGATATTTTGCGAcaataaaaaagggaaacaCCGCGGAGTGGGACTGCAGTTGTCTACTTTTTGCGATATTGTTCTCGGATAGTATTGGCACCACTCTGAGTTCGACAATCAGAAAAGAGGTCGACGATCTTCGACAGGTGCGAAACGACATCGCTCACATAAACGAGGTTGAACTTACTGATGTTGAATTTCAAAATTATGTCGCAAGAGTGATAGCTGCATTTACATCTTTGAAACTCGCAACTGATGAAATCGAGGATGTTAAAAACCAGAGCAGCTTTCCCACAGCAGAAGTAAAAAGCCTGAAGCTAAAGGCTGATGGACTTAAAGCtgatttaaaagcaaaaaatgaaGAAGTTAAAAATCTAAACTCCGACTTACAATTGACCCAAGACGCATTACAGACCAAGCAGGAAGAAGTAGAAACCCTCACTCAGGAAATCAATTCCAAAGTCGAGTCTTTCTGTAGTCTTACATTCAAGCCATCGCACCAAATCATCAGACGTTCCAACGATGTCACAAGAATCAAGAACAAGCTGGAGGAACTTTATAATGAAAGCAAAGGGGCCATCAGCACCATTTATTTATCAGGAATTCCGGGCTGCGGCAAAAGTCAAATCGCTCGTCAAGTTGGACAGGAATTCTATGACAAAAGATTGCGTGAAGACGAAGGTCTAACATTTGTTTCAACTCTGAATGCAGAAACCCTTGACTCACTTGCCGACTCCTATTTCAATCTAGCTAAACAACTGGGAGTTACGGAATACGCCCTAGCCAATCTAGCTACCTCAAAGAGGGACAGCTCAAGTGAAACAATGCAGCATCTGATGCGTTTCATTTCTCCAAAAGTGAAACAGTTTTCTGCCTGGCTGATTATTGTGGATAATGTTGTTGACCTATCCTTGGTTCGTAGTTATCTGCCTCCAACCGCCAGTGAAGAATGGGGTCATGGTCAGGTGCTGATAACAACACAAGACACCCAGTCCATACCGTTCGATTCCCCTTATGCTTACCATGAATCTCTCAGTGAAGGAATGCATCCAGATGATGCAGTAGACCTTTTAAGAGAAGTGTCCCAAATTTCGAATCAACAACAAGCTGAGGAGGTTGCTAAAGTTCTCGAGTATCAGCCACTTGCCTTAGCAGCTGCTGCAGTCTACGTGCAAACAATTGTCAGCTATGGTACCCCTGATTACCGTTGGACAAAATACCTGGAAACATTGAATAGCGAGGAACGCGAAGCCAGAGAAGAGCTTTTCGCGCAAAAAAACAGAGCATATCCCAAAACAACGGCTTCTGCAATCAGAATAGCAATAACTCGAGCTTTGGAAAGCGACAAAGTTctttgtgaagtattttgtttgttttcgctGTGCACATCTGATTCTCTACCTATTGAGGCTGCAGTTGACTTTGTTAAATTTCGTaacaagcaacaaaaagaagaatttaTCAGAGCTAAAATTCTGGAATCCAACATGATAACTTGCTTGTATGATGTTGATGGCACACCCACTTACTTAAGAGTACATAACGTTGTTCATGAAGTGCTTAAGTCCACTGTAACATCTGTCCTGAACCGCACAGATAAAGCTGAGTACTTTTCTGCTGCTGTTAAGATTTTCAGTTCATTAATTGAAGACAACAAGAAGCTGCTACTTGCAAGTGAGAGTGCGTGCAGAAAGTTAAGACTAACTACCAGTCATTGTAAAGAGTTATATCAACATTTCAAGACTAATTTTACCGACACAGAATTAACTAATAATGAATTATTCCCCTCCACAGCTCCTAGAAATTTAGTATCCTGGCTTTCCTCAACTGCTGAAGTCAGTCGCAAATTGAGTAATATATCGGACGCTCACctcttttgtacattatgctctGATTTTGTAAATTATCTTGATGACGAGCTAAGAGATAAGCTGGAAAAGGCGAATTATTTTCGAGTGAAAGGCCATGTTTCGAAGGATCTTGACCAGAACAATCAAGCTAAAGAATACTTtgagaagtctcttgccattaGCAAAcagatttatggtgaacaccatggtgaaGTAGCGGacagttacaacaacctgggacttgtttacagaaaccttggtcagtacaatcaggctaaagaataccataAGAAGTCTCTTtccattagaaaagagatttatggtgaacaccatggtaACGTAGcggcaagttacaacaacctgggacttgtttacagtgaccttggtcagtacaatcaggctaaagaatactatgaggaGTCTCTTTCCATTAggaaagagatttatggtgaacaccatggtgacgtagcggCAAGTTTCAACAAcctgggaaatgtttacagaaaccttggacagtacaatcaggctaaagagtaccatgagaagtctcttgcTATTAAAAAAGAGATATATGGTGAACACCATAGTAACGTAGcggcaagttacaacaacctgggaactgtttacagtgaccttggtcagtacaatcaggctaaaaattaccatgagaagtctcttgccattagaaaagagatttatggtgaacaccatggtgacgtagcgagaagttacaacaacctgggaatTGTTTACAGGAAGCTGggtcagtacaatcaggctaaagaataccatgagaagtctctagccattagaaaagagatttatggtgaacaccatggtgacgtagcgcaaagttacaacaacctgggaactgtttacagtgaccttggtcagtacaatcaggctaaagaataccatgagaagtctcttgccattagaaaagagatttatggtgaacaccatggtgacgtagcgaGAAGTTACAACAAGCTGGGAATTGTTTACAGGAAGCTGggtcagtacaatcaggctaaagaatactatgagaagtctcttgccgttaaaaaaattatttacggCGAGGAGCATTCCTCTGTAGCGAACAGTTATTTCGACCTTGGCAATATCTATTGTAGCGTTAAACAGTACCCTGTTTCTGAAGAATGCTATGAAAAGGCTCTGAACATTTATAAAACCTTGTATGGCGAGCAGCATGCTGCTGTGAAAAGAACTTTCAACGAGTTAGGATTCgttaaaaggaaacaaagagaACTTAATCAAACTCGTAACAAATGTTGCATTGTGTAAGAATAGCACCAATACACTGGGGAACTTCTACCTATTCCACCAGAACTAATAATTGTACTTCACTTTGGGATCTTTGCGAGTCATTCATTTGTTTATGGGctaagtttttttaaaaccaagtaTTTGAGCGATTTAAAAGCACTCCATTTAAATAAGCGTTCTCCCTCCCCATAATACCCCTCCCTACTGAATATCCGATATTGGCAGTATGGATATCTTCCGATAAATTCAATCAATGACACATCTCCAATAACACACCTTTTATGCACCCTATAGTCTCCCCATTCCCTCCCccattttgaatatcttttgttttccatttctcCTGGCGTATTTTAGCATTTGTAGTGTCAACATTCACTCTGTTCTTTCTCCTCCTGAAGAAAAAATGGGCTTTGAAAAGGCACCATTGTCAAGAATCAGGTCTCTTATATTGCAACTTAAAGGAGCGGCAAAATTCTAAATGATGGCATGTATCATTTCTGCTGAATTGGCCACATTCCTTGGTGCAAATTCCATAAGCGATTAAATTTCTAGGCTCCATAATCTTTTTGAGGGAAACAAAACGTTGTTACAACGAGAAGTAGTGTTGTTACAGAAAGGTGTTCttcttttgcaagaaaatctcTACATGTTGTGCATTTTACTGGCCCAAAGCAAACTTGTTTTGTAGCCGGTGACGTGTATCGCGTTACTCACGCGTAATTTTATGAAATCCGAAGTCAATATTCAAGCAATGCCTGGTGTGTGGATTGACATtatcttgatattttttttctagataGAGTTTCTGTAATATACTTTCTTAAAGCTAGAGCTTTTGTAcattttcattaatattattttagttATAATCAATTTAATATGCTTAGGGCAGCAACTATTTCGAAATATACTTTAATAaactattaatattataattattgtactTGTGCCTCTCTTCGCCCAGGTGAATAAATAGGTACTGGTGACATACTGCAATAGGTGGTCGGGGGAAGGGGTAGTAACACTGCGATGGACTATTTgaactagcatcccatccaggggggagtaTGCCTAATGCTGCAAAAGGCTCGTTAACCTCATGCTGTGTGGGCTTCGTCAGGGACCGCGGACCCGGGAGGCTAACAAAAAAAAGGCTTTAGCCACCTCCCCCCTAGCTGCCCCCATcactttttcagaaaaaataaagactAAGAGGAGTTTCTCCTTAGCCTCCCCACTTCAAGTCTTTAGCAGCTCtccccaacccccctcccctccgctTGGGAAAATTTTTCGTCTTCCCTATTCTTTGGCTAGTGTCCGACTTAATGtacattatttgtttatttaagcAGTTACGTATATTAAGTGGCGGGGCTGAGCGGCATGTTTGTAGCCTCGCTTACCTTATTATGCTTAaaagttctgtttttttttttccaccttATTTTTGTTCGGAACCAATCTTTGATACCCTATCTA contains:
- the LOC140925107 gene encoding uncharacterized protein: MEYTSQQLNYFRICYIAFNLVPEGLRRVFKQEWNFLYITTPFGEWKDIPQNGSDFYNNETGRSRKNNARYFATIKKGNTAEWDCSCLLFAILFSDSIGTTLSSTIRKEVDDLRQVRNDIAHINEVELTDVEFQNYVARVIAAFTSLKLATDEIEDVKNQSSFPTAEVKSLKLKADGLKADLKAKNEEVKNLNSDLQLTQDALQTKQEEVETLTQEINSKVESFCSLTFKPSHQIIRRSNDVTRIKNKLEELYNESKGAISTIYLSGIPGCGKSQIARQVGQEFYDKRLREDEGLTFVSTLNAETLDSLADSYFNLAKQLGVTEYALANLATSKRDSSSETMQHLMRFISPKVKQFSAWLIIVDNVVDLSLVRSYLPPTASEEWGHGQVLITTQDTQSIPFDSPYAYHESLSEGMHPDDAVDLLREVSQISNQQQAEEVAKVLEYQPLALAAAAVYVQTIVSYGTPDYRWTKYLETLNSEEREAREELFAQKNRAYPKTTASAIRIAITRALESDKVLCEVFCLFSLCTSDSLPIEAAVDFVKFRNKQQKEEFIRAKILESNMITCLYDVDGTPTYLRVHNVVHEVLKSTVTSVLNRTDKAEYFSAAVKIFSSLIEDNKKLLLASESACRKLRLTTSHCKELYQHFKTNFTDTELTNNELFPSTAPRNLVSWLSSTAEVSRKLSNISDAHLFCTLCSDFVNYLDDELRDKLEKANYFRVKGHVSKDLDQNNQAKEYFEKSLAISKQIYGEHHGEVADSYNNLGLVYRNLGQYNQAKEYHKKSLSIRKEIYGEHHGNVAASYNNLGLVYSDLGQYNQAKEYYEESLSIRKEIYGEHHGDVAASFNNLGNVYRNLGQYNQAKEYHEKSLAIKKEIYGEHHSNVAASYNNLGTVYSDLGQYNQAKNYHEKSLAIRKEIYGEHHGDVARSYNNLGIVYRKLGQYNQAKEYHEKSLAIRKEIYGEHHGDVAQSYNNLGTVYSDLGQYNQAKEYHEKSLAIRKEIYGEHHGDVARSYNKLGIVYRKLGQYNQAKEYYEKSLAVKKIIYGEEHSSVANSYFDLGNIYCSVKQYPVSEECYEKALNIYKTLYGEQHAAVKRTFNELGFVKRKQRELNQTRNKCCIV